One stretch of Mastomys coucha isolate ucsf_1 unplaced genomic scaffold, UCSF_Mcou_1 pScaffold12, whole genome shotgun sequence DNA includes these proteins:
- the Ripply3 gene encoding protein ripply3, whose translation MRPEAAGAREARGRLCHCPGDDPGRPPLPRGPESSIPAPWRPWMSPPRDPELTRTERPCEPWGDQHTLGSKGAFGFQHPVRLYLPISKRQEFLQSTGEKVLASFPVQATIHFYKDDSESGSEEEQEEQAQPNCLQCLEAEHQESAQEERAE comes from the exons ATGAGACCCGAGGCGGCCGGAGCCCGGGAGGCGCGGGGACGCCTCTGCCACTGTCCGGGGGATGATCCCGGGAGGCCACCGCTGCCACGCGGGCCCGAAAG TTCCATTCCAGCCCCGTGGAGACCGTGGATGTCGCCTCCCAGAGATCCTGAGCTGACCAGAACTGAACGTCCG TGTGAGCCTTGGGGGGACCAACACACTTTGGGATCAAAGGGAGCCTTTGGATTCCAGCATCCTGTCAG ACTTTACTTACCCATTTCAAAGCGCCAAGAATTCCTGCAGAGTACTGGGGAAAAAGTGCTGGCCAGCTTCCCAGTGCAAGCTACCATTCATTTCTACAAGGACGACTCTGAGTCTGGCTctgaggaggagcaagaggaacagGCCCAGCCCAACTGCCTTCAGTGCCTAGAGGCAGAACACCAGGAATCCGCTCAGGAGGAAAGGGCAGAGTAA